Within the Nocardioides aurantiacus genome, the region AGGGCGAGCTCCACCCGCAGCAGGACCGGGGCCGGGACGACGAGCACCGCCAGGAACACCGCGACGCCCGCGACCCAGGCGAGCGCACTCCCCCGGTGGTCGTCGAGCGCCACCACCGCCGACTGCAGCGCCAGCCCCAGCATCAGCACCCCGGCCGAGAGCGCCAGCAGCACCAGGTCGCTGCGCGGCAGCCCGAACGCGGGCCCGAAGAGCAGCCGCAGCACCCACGGCCCGAGCACCGCCACCCCGAGCACCCCGGCCAGCCCCACGGCCGCCGTGGCCGCGAGCACCACCCGCAGCTGCTGCCCGAACTCGCGTCGGTCACCGGCCTCCCGGGCCCGGACCAGGCGGGGCAGCAGCGCCGCCTGCACGGCGGCGAACAGCAGCAGCGGGATCCGGGCGATGGTCAGGGCGGAGAGGAAGTTGCCGGCCGCCTCGACCTCCCGGGGCGAGGACAGCACCCGCACCGCCGGTGCGGCCAGGTTGGCCAGCGCCTGCGAGCCGAGCGTGGCGACCAGGAGCCAGCCGAACCGGCCCCGCAGCTCGTGCCAGTGCGCGGGCCCGCCGGCGGTCCCCGTCGTACGCCGCAGCCGGCCGGCCAGCGCGACCACCGAGACGTGCGGGGACAGCGCCAGCACCGCGACGTAGGCGCGCGGGTCGTCGACCCCGGCCGCGGCGAGCACCAGGCACGCCACGGTGCGCACGACGCCCTCGACCCCCTGCTGCGCGCCGTACCCCACGAAGTCACCGGTCGCCGAGAAGCTGCCGCGCTGGAGGTACTGCAGCCCCAGCCCCGCCACGGCGACCAGCAGGCCGGCGGCGTAGGCCCAGGAGCCGTCGAGGAGCGGGTCGCGCACCGCGGGGACCAGCATCGCGGCGACCACGAGCACGACCAGCGCGGCCAGGACCCCGAGCGCCACCAGCGCCGAGAGCCGCAGCAGCGCGCCGGCCCCCTCACCGCGCGCCAGCCGCACCGAGGCGGCGCGGCTCAGCTCCTGCTCGAAGGGCAGGAAGACGCCGATGCCGACCGTGTAGACCAGCGTCCAGAGCACGGCCACACCGGTGAAGGCCACCGGGCCGACCATGCGCGCGGTGACGACGAGGAACACGCTGGCGGAGATCCCCAAGACGAGCAGCCCCGAGCCCGCCACGAGGCTGGCGCGGGACAGGCCCGGCGTCCCGGGGGCCCGGGTGTCGGGGGCCGGGGTGTCGGCAGGAGGGGGCCCGGAGGCCTCAGACATCGGGGTCGGGCGGCAGCGGCTCGGTCCGGTCGGGGCCGCCCGCTCCGCCGGCGCCGCGGCCGTCGCGGCCCGCGTCGTCCAGCTCCATCCGGAGGATGGCGAGGTCCTCGGCGAGGGTGCGGGTCTTCTCCTCCAGCCGGCCGATCTCGTAGGAGTGCTGCAGCGTCAGGACCATCAGCACGATGCTGGCCAGGAAGAACAGCAGGTTGGAGGGGACCTCGACGCCGAGCAGGTCCGCGGCCCCGAAGAGCAGCCGCGGGAAGACCGCGATGGCCAGGCAGGCGACCGCGATCAGGAACCAGGTCACGGCGTACTTCTCGCGCAGCGTCTGGCGGCGCAGCATCTCGAAGAGCACCGCGATCACGACGAGACCGCCGATCAGGCCCAGGGTCACGGTCGAGCTCATGCGGCGACCTCCCGCTCGGCGGGCACGTGGGGCCAGCGGCGTACGAGCGCCAGGGCGAGGGCGACCACGGCCCGGGCGAGGTAGAGCACCGCCTTGGCGGTGGACTGGCTGGCCACGCCCGACTGCCGCACCCGCATCTGCACCGGCTCCTGGCGCACCACGAGACCGTTGCGCAGCGCGATGACGAGGGACTCCACGGTGTCGCCGAGGTACTCCGCGGGGTAGTGCTGCGCGAACAGCCGCAGCGCCCGTCGGTTGGCCAGGCGGTAGCCGCTGGTGACGTCGGTGAGCCGGGTGCCGGCCAACCGGGAGAGCACGAACGCCAGCATCAGCATCGCCAGCCGCCGCAGCCCGCCGGCGCGGTAGGTGTCGTCGCCGCTCGCGAAGCGGGCCCCGACGAGGACGTCGACGGGCTCCTGGCCGTCGGCGCCCTCGAGGCGGGCCAGCAGCGCCGGGAGGTGGGCCGGGTCGTGCTGGCCGTCGGCGTCGACCTGCACCGCGACGTCGTAGTCGTGGCGCAGGGCGTAGCGGTAGCCGGCGCGCATCGCCCCGCCCACACCGAGGTTGAACGGGAGCTGGCACACCGACGCCCCGGCGGCCCGCGCCCGCTCGGCGGTGCGGTCGGTGCTGCCGTCGTCGACCACCAGCAGGTCGACGGTGGGGTTGGTGGCGCGGACCTCGGCCAGCGTCTGCGCGACCGAGCCCTCCTCGTTCCAGGCCGGCATGATCACCAGCACGCGACGCTGGCGGTGATCCTCGGGCATGGGGTCCATCCTAGGAGCCCCCGCGGGGTCAGCCGGCCGCCACGCTCACCGGGGAGAGCCGGGTCGCGATCGAGCTGTCGCCGACCTGGCCGACGTGGTTCAGGCCCCAGCAGGCCCGGCCGCCGGTGCGGGTGGCGCAGCCGAACTGCCAACCCGTGACCACGGCCGTGCCACCGGCGCCGACCACCCGGGCCGGGACGAGCGAGGCGGTGCGGGTGCCGGTGCCGAGCTGGCCCATCGCGTTGGCGCCCCAGCACCAGGTGCCGTCGGAGCGGACACCGCAGGTCTGGGCGTTGCCGGTCGAGACGCCGGTCCAGCCGCTCCCGGGCAGGGCGGTGGGCACCAGGCTGGCGCGGGTGCTGCCGGTGCCGAGCTGGCCCGAGCGGTTGTCGCCCCAGCACAGCGCGACGCCGTCGGAGCGCCAGCCGCAGGTCTGCGTCCAGCCGACGCTCAGGGCGACCCAGCCGTTCGAGAGGCCGGTGCGGGTGGGCAGCGACCGGGCCGTCGTGCCCCCGTGGCCGAGCTGGCCGAAGTCGTTGGCCCCCCAGCACCAGGCGGTGCCGTCGGTCTGCACGCCGCACGCCGAGAGCGAGCCGGCGAACACGGTGCGCCAGCGGGCGTCACCGGCGACCCGGGTGGGGACGGCGAGGCTGCCGGCGGTGCTGCCCGTGCCGAGCTGGCGCTTGTCGTTGAGCCCCCAGCAGAAGGCCTGCTGCTGCTGGTTGGTGGCGCACGTCGTCTGCCAGCTGGCGCTGACGTGGTCCCAGTCGGTGGCGGTGCCGACCTGGACCGGCGTACGACGCGCGGTGCGGGTGCCGTCGCCGAGCTGACCGTGGTTGTTCAGTCCCCAGCACCACAGCGTGCCC harbors:
- a CDS encoding glycosyltransferase family 2 protein, encoding MPEDHRQRRVLVIMPAWNEEGSVAQTLAEVRATNPTVDLLVVDDGSTDRTAERARAAGASVCQLPFNLGVGGAMRAGYRYALRHDYDVAVQVDADGQHDPAHLPALLARLEGADGQEPVDVLVGARFASGDDTYRAGGLRRLAMLMLAFVLSRLAGTRLTDVTSGYRLANRRALRLFAQHYPAEYLGDTVESLVIALRNGLVVRQEPVQMRVRQSGVASQSTAKAVLYLARAVVALALALVRRWPHVPAEREVAA
- a CDS encoding DUF2304 domain-containing protein, whose translation is MSSTVTLGLIGGLVVIAVLFEMLRRQTLREKYAVTWFLIAVACLAIAVFPRLLFGAADLLGVEVPSNLLFFLASIVLMVLTLQHSYEIGRLEEKTRTLAEDLAILRMELDDAGRDGRGAGGAGGPDRTEPLPPDPDV
- a CDS encoding lipopolysaccharide biosynthesis protein, whose translation is MSEASGPPPADTPAPDTRAPGTPGLSRASLVAGSGLLVLGISASVFLVVTARMVGPVAFTGVAVLWTLVYTVGIGVFLPFEQELSRAASVRLARGEGAGALLRLSALVALGVLAALVVLVVAAMLVPAVRDPLLDGSWAYAAGLLVAVAGLGLQYLQRGSFSATGDFVGYGAQQGVEGVVRTVACLVLAAAGVDDPRAYVAVLALSPHVSVVALAGRLRRTTGTAGGPAHWHELRGRFGWLLVATLGSQALANLAAPAVRVLSSPREVEAAGNFLSALTIARIPLLLFAAVQAALLPRLVRAREAGDRREFGQQLRVVLAATAAVGLAGVLGVAVLGPWVLRLLFGPAFGLPRSDLVLLALSAGVLMLGLALQSAVVALDDHRGSALAWVAGVAVFLAVLVVPAPVLLRVELALVVGSVAVVALLGTAVRRHLADLAVSGRRN